A single genomic interval of Zingiber officinale cultivar Zhangliang chromosome 4A, Zo_v1.1, whole genome shotgun sequence harbors:
- the LOC121973452 gene encoding peroxiredoxin-2B-like has translation MASIAIGDVLPDGELAWFDESDQLHMIPVHWLAAGKKVVLFGVPGAFTPNCSMIHAPGFIESAEELKSKGVDEILLISVNDPFVMRAWAKWYPENRHVKFLADGSGTYTHALGLPLDLSDLGLGVRSRRFALLVDDLVVRVANIEEGREVTISSAEEILKVL, from the exons ATGGCTTCAATCGCCATCGGCGATGTCCTCCCGGACGGAGAATTGGCTTGGTTCGATGAGAGTGACCAATTGCATATGATCCCCGTACACTGGCTTGCCGCCGGCAAGAAGGTCGTCCTCTTCGGAGTCCCTGGAGCTTTTACACCCAATTGCAG TATGATACATGCCCCTGGTTTCATTGAAAGTGCAGAGGAACTCAAATCCAAAGGTGTTGACGAGATCCTCCTCATCAGCG TTAATGATCCATTTGTGATGAGGGCATGGGCTAAGTGGTATCCTGAGAACAGACATGTGAAATTCCTAGCTGATGGTTCTGGCACTTACACTCACGCCCTTGGGTTGCCATTGGACCTCTCTGATTTGGGTCTAGGCGTTCGATCACGAAGATTTGCTCTCCTCGTCGACGACCTTGTGGTGAGAGTTGCGAACATTGAAGAAGGACGAGAAGTCACTATATCTAGTGCAGAAGAGATCCTGAAGGTCCTTTAG